The Bacillus sp. (in: firmicutes) genome includes a region encoding these proteins:
- a CDS encoding ribonuclease Z — MKVFFLGTGAGVPAKLRNVSSIALKLLEERGAIWLFDCGEATQHQILHTTIKPRRIEKIFITHLHGDHIFGLPGLLGSRSFQGGTDPLTVYGPKGIQSFIETSLAVSETHLKYPLHIVEIDEGTIFEDEQFVVEARRLDHAILSYGFRIVEKDRPGELQADKLQAEGIPPGPIYKRLKNGETVQLDDGRVICGKDYLGPKQKGKVVTILGDTRPCENARILAENADLLVHEATFAKDGEEMAFEYFHSTTTQAASLAKEARVSRLVLTHISSRYGKEDWSKLASEAMAIFPNTAIAKDFSEFPV; from the coding sequence TTGAAAGTGTTTTTTCTTGGTACGGGAGCAGGTGTCCCGGCGAAATTGCGCAACGTGTCTTCTATAGCCTTGAAGCTCCTTGAAGAACGGGGCGCAATTTGGCTCTTTGATTGCGGGGAAGCGACTCAACATCAAATCCTACACACGACGATTAAACCGCGTCGAATCGAAAAAATTTTTATTACCCATCTTCATGGCGACCATATTTTTGGCCTTCCGGGATTGTTAGGAAGCCGCTCGTTTCAAGGGGGAACTGATCCGTTAACCGTTTATGGACCTAAAGGGATTCAATCGTTCATTGAGACGAGCTTGGCAGTAAGTGAAACGCATTTGAAATATCCACTTCACATTGTAGAGATTGACGAAGGAACGATTTTTGAAGACGAACAATTTGTTGTGGAAGCCCGCCGGCTAGATCATGCGATTTTATCCTACGGATTTCGGATTGTAGAAAAAGATCGCCCCGGTGAACTTCAAGCCGATAAGTTGCAAGCGGAAGGAATTCCTCCAGGACCGATTTATAAACGGTTAAAAAATGGGGAAACGGTGCAATTAGACGATGGACGGGTGATTTGTGGAAAAGATTACTTAGGCCCGAAGCAAAAAGGGAAAGTTGTTACTATATTAGGGGATACAAGGCCTTGTGAGAACGCCCGCATACTCGCCGAAAACGCTGATTTGCTTGTTCACGAAGCAACGTTTGCAAAAGACGGTGAGGAAATGGCGTTTGAATACTTTCATTCCACGACAACTCAAGCAGCGTCACTTGCCAAAGAAGCTCGAGTGTCCCGGCTCGTGTTAACCCATATCAGTTCACGTTACGGAAAAGAGGACTGGTCGAAATTAGCAAGTGAGGCGATGGCCATTTTTCCGAATACGGCCATTGCCAAGGATTTTAGCGAATTTCCAGTATAA